The DNA segment gggtttttttttttgcatcgtTTCTGATTCTTTCTGCACCTGTAGATCTCATCAAATGGTTCTCTCTAACAGAATGTGAACTGCGTTTGTAGTTTTGCAGTTGACTTTGTTTTATAAAGGTGTGTTGGGGCTGAACGTTTGTTTTTCTGAATTTTGGTAGGACAGAGAGGAGGGTGTCTTATAGTCGATTCGACGAGGAAGGGAAAACGCTTTCCAGATAGCATGTCAAAGACAATTCCAATATGGGCATGTGTACTAAATTGTGCGATCAAGAATTATCTGCAGAGGATGCTTGGTGATAACCACCAAGGTCAGGAACTGGTAGGCAACAGATGACATAAAAAATAGAACTATTGTTTGCTATTTGATATTGATCTGAATTATAAACATTCAGAACCTGTCATTAaaatcgtacctagccacatccTGGCTCGGTGCTCTTATATTCTTTAAGGTATCTCTATGGTGGATTAGTTGGCTTATGGCCTGCATCCTTACCCATCCTTCCCTGTAATATGTGTTGGATAAGTATCCATTATTTGTTGACATCTTAATCTGTGATTATAGACTTAACATCAAGTTAGACCATGATACTGGTTTCTGAATTTTATGATAAACTTAATTTTTGTTATTTCAAATTCTCACAACATTAAAGCACAATTTGCAAAtttatttattgaaaatttttctTACATGTTTGCATATCTTTTGTTCCATTAAAAATTTTGGATGCAAACCGAATATTTTTGTCTATTCCTGTACAGAGAACTTTGCTACAAAATCTTTGCCTTGATTATCTACCCAGTTGCACAATGATCCTTTTTGTCTACCTTTTTTTTCGGTTATTGTAGCATGTTCATCTTATGGTTTCTAAATCATACATCAAAGGTTCTGTTCAATTATATTCTGGGATtgattatttttatgtttatatgTATTATACCTCTCCCAGGAATCTAATATTTCCTCCAATGAGACTTCTGACATGAGGCTCAAATCTGCTGACTGGGATTGCTCCTTGCATCTTCCGATATGGGTCTCAAACTCTGAGAAAGCAATTATAGAGACACACCTTCAAGAGTGGACCGTGCTGTTGGAAGCTTGCGGTGCTGATATTAGTTCTCTTGCGTCAAACTTGAGAAAGCCCCTTCGTCCATTATGGATTTCTCAAAAGACTCtcatttggttgaatgaaattcctGATCATGATTCTTGGGAGTTCATACCACTCATCCTGGTCTCAGCATCAGCATCAGATGGAATATCTCAGTCAAGAACGAGCTCAGGATTTAGCTGGCATTATATTCCAGGAGCTGGAGATGATGAAGAGAGCTGGGCTCGAGGCCTGTCACCTGACCTGTTTTGGAAGCATGCATTCGAACTTATAGATACTGGGCCTGAACTTTGCAATCGACAAGTTGCTGAAATTGTTGAAAAAGAAAGAGTATATCTTGCACAAAGGGGCAAATATTCTCCTCAAGTAACACTCAAGACTGGGAAATCATCGACAATCAATCATCCTATTTCTCTTGAAGAACCTAATATTGTTAGTGAGTTGATGGAGACTGAATTTCCCATCAACTCCATGAGTTCAATATCATCCTGCAAAGAACATACTATATTTTGGCTTGGTTTGACTAATGTTGCAGTGAGCACAACCTCACATGGTATACTAAGTTCTTTTGTGTTTTTCCCTGCAGAATTGCTTTTAAACTCTCTCGTGTTCTTGATGCTGAATCTCTTTATTCTTTTTGCACTTAAGCTTTATCATGTTCTTAATGCCTGATCTCTTTACTAGTTTTTCTTTAGCCCATATATTTGTTCGAAAAGGTATCTGTAAATCCACAATGTCTCAAACCCAAAATGACATCATATTTCCTCAGCTTGAGCCTACAATGCTACCACTAGGTTGGTTCTGTGGCTTGAAAGGCATAACATGTTATCTATCAATCTTGATTTAGGGTCATGTGAGTCGTTTGGCTTCTTTATACTTTAGTATGGCCTCAAAAGGTATGAAATATTGGAGGTTTGGGAAAATCAGTGCATCATATTATCTTTTGATATCTTACTGATATAACTGAGAAATTCTGATGAATTTCTTACTTTTTGTTGTTTGTAGGAAAAATCCTTTGAAATTATGATCCACAGTAGCTTTGTAATGTCTTACTAATTTTGAAGTCCTATatcttttttttcatatgaataaATTTTGTTAGTTTATTGGCTATCTTGCAAATGTTATATAACAAAGTACTTTCTTTATTCCAAGACCCCTCCATGCAAaatgtcctacatcacttatgctTATTGTTGTTACTAGTCAACAAGTTATTGTTTAAACCTGATGATAGACTCTCAGTCTGCAATTCCTTTAAGACATGAATCTGGAGTTTCACTATTTGTTTGTTTTCTCAAGAAGGTAGGTCCATTATTCAATaatagtttaaaatattttttgattaaaCATACGGTCCAACCAATTGACCCACCGATCAGACCAGTGACCCGAGGCTTAACCGGATCGCTTCTCAGTTCGGTTCTGatcatggtctgcagtaccggaccatatcgcccggtacgggcggtacgtaccggtccgacagacttccggtacgcggaccatatgttaccggtccgacactgtagcaacactggttgtaccgctcggtataccgtaccgtaccggtaccgagcccaggtcgaaactccggtacggtacggtattgcggaccTTGGTTCTGATAACTATGCTCCTAACCCCTTCATGTTCCTTGTTCGCTTATCAATAGAAATGAACCCATAAGATGATGGATTTTGTGTTCTAACAGCTAGTTGTGACCTATATCGGGAATAAACAATAAACTACTTTTAAAATTGGAGATGCCACTCCAAAGGGATGTGCATGTAGTTGAATATATCTCTTAGGTGTTCTTTTTATCATATGTTTTATTGGATTTATTGATGGAAGCAGTGTTTTATCTTTCTCGCTCATTCAGCTTATTATTTTTGTTCATGCAGTCTTTAATGCATCTGATGATGTTGACTGTGTATTGAACTGTGACAGCAACTCAGGATCATTTTCCTTTCCATCAGCCAGTTCCCAATTGCATCTACCTATAGTGGTGGGTCCAACAAGTTCTGTATTTAAAGATTTGCAATTTCAAGCCTTATAAGAATATGTTGTAATCTAAAATATCTCTTTGCAGACTTCAAAAGTGGATCGGTTCTCCTTGATCAGGAATCTTCCTTCTGCAATTGATTTTGCAAAGCTAAACTTGAGTAGAGGAAGAAAACTACTAGTCTGTTGTCATAATGGTGAGAGTCtaaaacttcttttctttatTTCAGTGTTAAACCACATTGGAGAACCCATTT comes from the Musa acuminata AAA Group cultivar baxijiao chromosome BXJ1-10, Cavendish_Baxijiao_AAA, whole genome shotgun sequence genome and includes:
- the LOC135586366 gene encoding uncharacterized protein C3F10.06c-like, which encodes MAAEERMSVYRASRSIKRMDNSLYNALRSIYEDSTFVAEIAGLWPSLPLVANLRCGLWYSPRFEATCYFKSTDGHTNNWCFSTSRLNLHLARLAGQRGGCLIVDSTRKGKRFPDSMSKTIPIWACVLNCAIKNYLQRMLGDNHQGQELESNISSNETSDMRLKSADWDCSLHLPIWVSNSEKAIIETHLQEWTVLLEACGADISSLASNLRKPLRPLWISQKTLIWLNEIPDHDSWEFIPLILVSASASDGISQSRTSSGFSWHYIPGAGDDEESWARGLSPDLFWKHAFELIDTGPELCNRQVAEIVEKERVYLAQRGKYSPQVTLKTGKSSTINHPISLEEPNIVSELMETEFPINSMSSISSCKEHTIFWLGLTNVAVSTTSHVFNASDDVDCVLNCDSNSGSFSFPSASSQLHLPIVTSKVDRFSLIRNLPSAIDFAKLNLSRGRKLLVCCHNGEDISICVCLAVLMSLFDEKGSFDGGNSFMHTTITKWDVRRRLVFICKFATSARPSRGNLKQVFGFLSREQESAIIAESALDAT